The Thermosipho melanesiensis BI429 sequence GGCGGATATGATATAAAAAGTAATCTTGCTTCACAAGATTTTCGTCTTGCAAGAAAAATATCAAAAGTCGGAAAAGTTTCCTTCTCACCATTTTTGGTAGTTTTCACATCAAACAGAAGATTTAGAAAAGAAGGTTTTTTTAAAAGTTTTAAAGAAGCTGTTATTTTATGGGCAGACGTGGCTTTTAACAAAAACAAAATTACTTATGAAAAATACTACACAAAAGAATACTACGGGAGGAAATATGAAAGAAAAAAATAAAATAGTAATTGGCATTATATTATCTATTCTAATATCCGGTGTTGTATTATTTTTTTACAGTTTTTCTCTGAATAAAAATATCATTAATAGTATTTTTTTCTCTTTAAACTATGAAAAATTCATAGTTGCGATTATTTTAGTAACCTTAAGTTTTGTTTTCGATGGGGTAAAACATTTTATAGTTTTTAGAATTTTAGACCAAAAAATTGGTATTTTTCCATCAATTAACTCCTGTTTTGTCACAGGATATTTTTCTTCTGTCACACCTTTTTCCGTAGGAGGACAACCATTTCAAATTTATTATCTTAACAAAAAAGGCGTTGATTCTGCATATGCAACACAGGTGGTTCTTTTAAGATTATTTGAAATGATTTCGTTAATGTTTTTTATTGATTTAAGCTATATAATCTTTTTTTCACATAATATAACGGGAATTTCTCAAAACATTATTTTTCTTGGCCTAATTTTAACATTTCTTTCATCTATAGTTATTCTCCTTGGAATTGCTTTTCCTAAAACTATTGGAAAGCTTTTACGCGTATTAAAAAAAGTAAAAATTCTATCAAAAATAGTAAATTTTGATAAAATAGAACATTGGTTTCATAAACTAGATATTGTGATAAAAAAAATATTTCGCGAACATAAATGGTTAATTTTTATTGATTTTATAATGATGTTCATACTACTGATATTCCAAAGCTATGTATTCTACTATTCGATTAAAATTTTTACCAACATAAATATACCTTTCTTTAAATTCTTTTCCATTGTAAACATTGTTAATGCAGTTGCCTTTTTAGTACCAACGCCTGGCGCAAGCGGTAGTTTTGAAATAATTTATACCAACGTATTTTCTTCTTTTTCACCAAACAAAGAAGCAATTATAAAAGGTGTGTTGTTTTATAGATTCCTCTCATATTATCTCCTAATAATATTTGGAACGATAATATTACTGCCTTTTGCTTTTAAGAAAGACAAAGTTTAGTTTTTATCAATACCATTTAAAAATACAAAAATACTTACAAACCATGAAATTAATAAACCTAACCCTACAAGCTCGCCAAATTCCTTTAATAACTCACCTTGAGCTAACATAAAACTCCCAAAAGCCATCATTGTTGTCAAAACTGATACAGTCACTGCTTTTTCAGTTTTCATTATACTTTCTCTTCCGTGCTTTATACTATGTGCTAAATGCACCATACTATCAACACCTATTCCCAAAAAAATTGGTACAATTAGTAAATTCAAAAAGGTTAAATTTATCTTTAATACAAAATAACCTATTCCTATTGTAGACAATATAGATAAAATGACTAAAAAAGATATTTGCAAAGATCTTTTAAAACTTCTCTGATCAATTAATAAAGTCAATACAATTGCCATAAACACAAAATAAACGGCTTTTGTTGTTGAATTAATAAGGTATACCATTACTTTGTAAAAAAGTGCAGGATACCCAAATACTCTTTCCCCCTTTAATTCCTCATCAAATATCTTTTTTAGATTATTGTTAGTCCATAACCCTATTTTTTCCTTAGCATACAATAAATAATACCTTTTCCCATCTGAATCGTAAAAAAATAAAGATGGCATATCCTTTTCTATACTAGCTATAACATCTTCAAATGTTTTGGCAGATTGTAACAAGCTCAAAGTTTCTATTAAACTGTTATACAACCCATATTTTTTAAATATTATATCCAAAATCGGTTCACTAACTATTTGATTAATTTTCCCGTAAAATGTAGGAGATATTTCTTTTAATCTTGATGGATCATCCATAAAAGATAAAATCGAAAAAGTATTTGAAAAATATTTTGAATTTTCTACCTTCTCCTTTAAACGTTTTAAATCCTCAAAGTTTTCAGCTCCAAGCACAACTTGTCCTATTCCAAAATCTCCAAATTTTTCCTCTGCAACACTTAATGCAATCATTGCTTCTGATTTTTCTGGAACAAGTCCAGGAGGTGTATATGAAAAATTCTTAACTGCAAAATACGCGCCAAAACCTGTTACTAAAACTACAACCCAAACAAAAACAGTTATTGGTTTAAATTTTCTGACAAATTCTAAAAATCTCGAGAAATATTCTCTTTTTGGTATTCTAATTCTCGAAAAGAACTTTGCATATAATGCAGGAATTAAAAAATTCATAAAAATGTAGAATATTAAAACACCAATCCCCGAAGAAATTCCCATTTCTTTTAAGGGTTTAGAAGGACTCAAAGCAAGTGCAAATAAAGAAATTGCCGTTGTAATTGCTGAAACAAATGAAGGCACAAAATTTTCTTTTATCGCTTCTACTATACTTTGTGTTGATTTCCCATAAATTCTTAAATTTTCATGGATTTTTGCAGTAATATGGATCCCATAGTCTATACCAAGTCCCAATAACATTGCATTGACAAAAGAAGTTACAATATTTACCTCTTTAAACAGAAAAACTATAATTCCTAAACTTGTACCCATTGCAAGAATCATTGAATACAACATAAATAGCATCGAACTAGTACTTCCGTATGAAACCAGAAGTAACAAAGATATTCCAATTAGAGAAACAAAAGTAGTAATTTGAAAATCCTTTGAAACCTGTAAATTTCCAGTGTAATTATTCATGGCAGAACCACTAAATAATATATTAACTCCAAATTTATCTGAGATATCTTTGGAAATTCTCTTTAAAAATGGTATGGCATCATTTAAAAAGTTCACATCTGTTACAGGTTTGCTCATTGAAAAATTCATTAACATTAAACTTTTATCTTCAGATATAAGATAGTATTTTTTTATACCACTTCTTGAAAAAAAATCATTTGCAAAGTCTGAAACAGTTGAAATTGCAACTCCTAAATTTCTCCAAAACCTAAAATCAATAACTGAACGAGGTTCTACATTTACAACAGCACTGTAATATCCCAAAATATTATCTATACTATTCTCGTCAACTGTAAATATCCCATACTTTATTAAATTTTCCGGATTATCAAATGCTTCTGCTTTTGATATATATTCCGTCTTTTCAAACGCATCTTTTATTCTTAATGCAACTTCATTGATGTTCACCTTATTATTAAGTTCAACTACTATTAATAACGTATTTGAGACAACCTTTTCCTCGGTAAATTTAACTAAATCCTTAAACTCCTTTATATTATCAGGGGCAAGTTCCGTTAATTCTGCATTAACCTTTAGATTGAATATACTATATAATCCCAACAAAAAGCCTAAAATACTAAACGTGATTAAAATAACCAAAGATTTCTTTATCAAAAAATTCCCTAATTTTTCAATCACATTAATTCACCCCCGAAAAAATGAAAAAGAAAAATGCCAGTAATCTAAAAATAGCCACACCTTTCCTTTTTTCATAATTTAAATTCATAAAATTAGAAAGAATAAAACTTGGAAAAAATGCAAGTCTTGAATCAATAGAAATGTGAAAACGTATATTGATTAAAAATATTATATATACAAACATCGGCACAAAAGAATAAAACCATAATCTAGATAACTCACTAAAAAGAAAAGCTTTTCCTTTCAAAGAGGCAATAATGCTAAAAATGAAAAAATACATAATGAAAAAGCTTATCACATATCCTGAAAGGGTAAATTTATTTACGTGCAACACAAAAGAAGAAAATATATAAACTAAAACAAGTTCTAAAAATATCAAAATGTTCCTAATCATATTTTACAACTCCATACCTTTTCAATATTTCTTCTTCAATCTTGTTTAACTTTTCTATCGATAAGCTATTCCCTTTCAAAGCATTATAAAGCACTTCTCCAAAGGTAAAATTACTTTTCCCACTTCTAATATGTGGAATATAATAAAAAATAAATTTATCATAAATCAAGGCTTCCGAAAAACTTTTCCCCCACCAAAAGAGCTTTTCAAAATATTCTTTTTTATAATCTACCCTAAAAACCCTAAAATAATATTCCACATTGTCCATCTTTTCTCTATTTTCCAACAAAAAAGGGGAAGAACCATAAATTAAATTTTCCGATAGAATCTTTTGAATTATCAATCTATCTTTAAAATCTTTCACATGCTTTGCAAAAGGATTAACAAATATAACGGACGGAGGAGATTGTATTTCCACAATCTCCTTATTTAAATTTTTAATTATCAAAAAGGAAGTTAAAATCACAATATTAATCACCATAATCAAAAAAGCTATAAATATTATTCTCATTTTCCCTCAAGCAAATATTCTAAAGCTCTCTTTATATATGGATCGTTTGTATCAACTTCCGTAAATTCTTTTGTATAATCAACCACTACTCGTTCGTGCTCTACTTTGGTTGCATCACCAGTCACAAAAATATTTGGTTCAATACCAACTTTATGTATATCATTTCCACTTGGTGTTTTGTAATGTGCTATTGTAATGTAAACCATTCCACCATTACTCAATGGAAATCCTTGTTGTACTGAGCCTTTTCCAAATGTCCTCTCACCTATAATAACCGCTCTGTTGTTCTCTTTGAGTGCACCCGTGACAATCTCAGAAGCAGATGCAGAACCACCATTTACCAAAATAACCACAGGAACATTTTGAAAATTATTTCCTTTACTCACATACCGCTCCACCTGACCAACTCTAGGTTCAACTGTTACTATTAACTTTCCACTTTCCAAAAACATACTTGCAACATCTATAGCACTATCTAAATAACCACCAGGATTATCCCTTAAATCAAAAATCAACGCAGTTACCCCTTTATCATATATCTTTTGTAACGCTTCTTCCAACTTTTTGGAAGATGGTTGATTAAACTGGGTAAGTCTAACATAACCTATTCTACCCATTTCTGTTTCAACAAATCCATATTTTACAGGTGTAATTTTGATTATTTCCCTTTTAATTTTAAATTCTAAGATTTCATCATTTCTCAACACGGTAAGTTTTACGATTGTACCAGGCTCTCCTCTCATCATATTCACTGCATCAAGGTATGAAATATCCTTTACAGGTGTCCCATCAATACTTATTATTAAATCCCCCGCCTTTAGTCCAGCCTTCCATGCAGGTGTTCCATACATTGGGCTAATAATCTTGATCGCCCTTGCATCTGGATCATACGTAACTTCTATACCAAGTCCACCATATTCACCTTTATTTTCAATTTCCCTTTCCTTAAACAACTCAACGTTATAGTAATAACTAAAATCATCTCCTAACCCTTTTATCAAACCGTCAATACCATAATCTATTACTTTATTTACATCTACATTATCCATATCGTAATAATAGTTTAAGATATAGTAAAGAGTTTCCGCAAGTGGTGTTAGATGCTCCTGAAACGTTTTCTCAGTTGCTCCACTTAAAAATATAGATGTCAAAAAAACTCCAAACAAAATAAAAGACGTAATAATGTAGTTTTTCTTATTCATCAGAAACACCTCCTATTTTTCTCAAAACCTTTGTCGCAAAAACCAGATATGTAGTATGTGCTACCATTCTATCAAATGGTCTTAGTCTTTCCGGATTTGGTTTAAACCGTCGCATTAAATTTTCCCATACCTCAACATCTATAAACGGATAATCGTACAGTTTTTCTAAAACTTGCTGTACTTGATTGGTAGTAGGACAAATAATTCCTATCTTTCCTCCACCCTTTAACGCTTGCCAACATTTCTCAATGTAATTATCGGGATCAGGTACATCTAAAAGTAATGCATCCACATTCGTTTCGTCAAATCCTTGAGAGATATCCCTTAGTTTCAATTCTACAAAATCATTTAATCCCCAATTTTCCAAGTTTTTCTTTGCAAGATTATAAAAATCTTCCCTTCTCTCATAACCATAAACTTTACCTTCTTTTCCCACAACTCTTGCAAACGCCCCACACATTGCACCACTACCCACACCAGTATCAATAACCTCGCTTCCAGGTTTTACATCAAGTTTAAACAAAATATATGATGCATCCTTTGGATAAATTATTTGGGTTCTCCTTTTCATATTAAATATCAAGTCAATAAACGTCGGTGGTAAAATATAAAACGCCCTCTGCTTCTTTCCAAAGAAAATCAAATCCCCATACTCTTTCCCAATTAAATCATCCATATTCACATGCCCCAAATGCGTTCCTTTCTTTTTGCCCTTTTCAACAGTAATGATTATCTTACTTCCATCTTCTCCATAAAGTAAAACTTTATCTCCCTCTCTGATCAAAATATTGCCTCCTTTAGAAATGATATCCAAACTCAACAGGAATCGCCTGTATTTTATCATTTCCAATGTATAAAACTGAGTAAGAAAAGGAAAGGAAAAAGTTATTAAAATAATACCTAATACCCGCTAAAACCATATATCCAATTGAATCAAAGGAAAATTGAAAAAGTGCTCCACCTTTTCCGTAAATTACAAACTTTCCAAATGATGTCTCTCTAGAATACTTTCCATAATTTGTAAAAGTAAAATTATCATGAAGATACTGAAATGAAAAACCAAATTCAGTATCATTGTTAACTGATATTGGCAAATCAACACTCACTGAGTAAAAGCTACTTGTACCATCAATCGTAAAATTCCAACCTCCATATATTTCAAAAGCAAATGAAACAATCGAAATAAATAAAATTATCAACGTCCATTTTTTCATATTTTATCCTC is a genomic window containing:
- a CDS encoding lysylphosphatidylglycerol synthase transmembrane domain-containing protein, which produces MKEKNKIVIGIILSILISGVVLFFYSFSLNKNIINSIFFSLNYEKFIVAIILVTLSFVFDGVKHFIVFRILDQKIGIFPSINSCFVTGYFSSVTPFSVGGQPFQIYYLNKKGVDSAYATQVVLLRLFEMISLMFFIDLSYIIFFSHNITGISQNIIFLGLILTFLSSIVILLGIAFPKTIGKLLRVLKKVKILSKIVNFDKIEHWFHKLDIVIKKIFREHKWLIFIDFIMMFILLIFQSYVFYYSIKIFTNINIPFFKFFSIVNIVNAVAFLVPTPGASGSFEIIYTNVFSSFSPNKEAIIKGVLFYRFLSYYLLIIFGTIILLPFAFKKDKV
- a CDS encoding tRNA (adenine-N1)-methyltransferase, whose protein sequence is MIREGDKVLLYGEDGSKIIITVEKGKKKGTHLGHVNMDDLIGKEYGDLIFFGKKQRAFYILPPTFIDLIFNMKRRTQIIYPKDASYILFKLDVKPGSEVIDTGVGSGAMCGAFARVVGKEGKVYGYERREDFYNLAKKNLENWGLNDFVELKLRDISQGFDETNVDALLLDVPDPDNYIEKCWQALKGGGKIGIICPTTNQVQQVLEKLYDYPFIDVEVWENLMRRFKPNPERLRPFDRMVAHTTYLVFATKVLRKIGGVSDE
- a CDS encoding efflux RND transporter permease subunit, with the translated sequence MIEKLGNFLIKKSLVILITFSILGFLLGLYSIFNLKVNAELTELAPDNIKEFKDLVKFTEEKVVSNTLLIVVELNNKVNINEVALRIKDAFEKTEYISKAEAFDNPENLIKYGIFTVDENSIDNILGYYSAVVNVEPRSVIDFRFWRNLGVAISTVSDFANDFFSRSGIKKYYLISEDKSLMLMNFSMSKPVTDVNFLNDAIPFLKRISKDISDKFGVNILFSGSAMNNYTGNLQVSKDFQITTFVSLIGISLLLLVSYGSTSSMLFMLYSMILAMGTSLGIIVFLFKEVNIVTSFVNAMLLGLGIDYGIHITAKIHENLRIYGKSTQSIVEAIKENFVPSFVSAITTAISLFALALSPSKPLKEMGISSGIGVLIFYIFMNFLIPALYAKFFSRIRIPKREYFSRFLEFVRKFKPITVFVWVVVLVTGFGAYFAVKNFSYTPPGLVPEKSEAMIALSVAEEKFGDFGIGQVVLGAENFEDLKRLKEKVENSKYFSNTFSILSFMDDPSRLKEISPTFYGKINQIVSEPILDIIFKKYGLYNSLIETLSLLQSAKTFEDVIASIEKDMPSLFFYDSDGKRYYLLYAKEKIGLWTNNNLKKIFDEELKGERVFGYPALFYKVMVYLINSTTKAVYFVFMAIVLTLLIDQRSFKRSLQISFLVILSILSTIGIGYFVLKINLTFLNLLIVPIFLGIGVDSMVHLAHSIKHGRESIMKTEKAVTVSVLTTMMAFGSFMLAQGELLKEFGELVGLGLLISWFVSIFVFLNGIDKN
- a CDS encoding S41 family peptidase, whose amino-acid sequence is MNKKNYIITSFILFGVFLTSIFLSGATEKTFQEHLTPLAETLYYILNYYYDMDNVDVNKVIDYGIDGLIKGLGDDFSYYYNVELFKEREIENKGEYGGLGIEVTYDPDARAIKIISPMYGTPAWKAGLKAGDLIISIDGTPVKDISYLDAVNMMRGEPGTIVKLTVLRNDEILEFKIKREIIKITPVKYGFVETEMGRIGYVRLTQFNQPSSKKLEEALQKIYDKGVTALIFDLRDNPGGYLDSAIDVASMFLESGKLIVTVEPRVGQVERYVSKGNNFQNVPVVILVNGGSASASEIVTGALKENNRAVIIGERTFGKGSVQQGFPLSNGGMVYITIAHYKTPSGNDIHKVGIEPNIFVTGDATKVEHERVVVDYTKEFTEVDTNDPYIKRALEYLLEGK